In Pseudoliparis swirei isolate HS2019 ecotype Mariana Trench chromosome 2, NWPU_hadal_v1, whole genome shotgun sequence, the following are encoded in one genomic region:
- the LOC130203172 gene encoding glutamate decarboxylase 1-like isoform X1, which translates to MAASAPSSGGEPDPNSTNLRPPGSSYDAWCGVAHGCTRTLGMKICGFLQKNNSLEERSRFVSSLKERAARNLLTCDNTGGGDAHYRRTDTDFSNLFARDLLPAKNGEEPTMQFLLEVVEILTNYVRKTFDRSTKVLDFHHPHQLLEGMEGFNLELSDQPESLEQILVDCRDTLKYGVRTGHPRFFNQLSTGLDIVGLAGEWLTSTANTNMFTYEIAPVFVLMEQLTLKKMREMIGWPDGEGDGIFSPGGAISNMYSVMIARYKFFPEVKTKGMAAAPRLVLFTSEHSHYSIKKASAALGFGTENLILLNTDKRGRVIPADLEAKVIEAKQKGYVPMFVNATAGTTVYGAFDPINEIADICEKYNMWLHVDGAWGGGLLMSRKHRHKLNGVERANSVTWNPHKMMGVPLQCSAVLVREWGLLQGCNSMCAGYLFQTDKQYDVTYDTGDKAIQCGRHVDIFKFWLMWKAKGTVGFEQHIDKCLDLSAHLYNIVKNREGFELVFDGEPQHTNVCFWYIPPSVRGLPDGDERRERLHKVAPKIKALMMESGTTMVGYQPQGNKVNFFRMVISNPAATMSDIDFLIEEIEQLGHDL; encoded by the exons gCTATGATGCCTGGTGTGGAGTGGCCCATGGATGTACTAGGACATTGGGAATGAAGATATGTG GGTTTTTGCAGAAGAACAACagtctggaggagaggagccgctTCGTGAGCTCCTTGAAGGAGCGCGCAGCCCGGAACCTGCTGACCTGCGATAAcaccggaggaggagacgcgcaCTACAGGCGCACCGACACCGACTTCTCCAACCTGTTCGCCAGAG ATCTGCTGCCCGCCAAAAATGGAGAAGAGCCGACAATGCAGTTCTTACTGGAGGTTGTGGAAATCCTCACCAACTACGTGCGGAAGACCTTTGACCGATCAACCAAGGTCCTGGACTTCCACCACCCCCACCAGTTGCTGGAGGGCATGGAGGGCTTCAACCTGGAGCTCTCCGACCAGCCCGAGTCTCTGGAGCAGATCCTGGTGGACTGCCGGGACACCTTGAAGTATGGAGTGAGAACAG GTCACCCCAGGTTCTTTAACCAGCTGTCCACTGGACTAGACATTGTTGGGTTGGCAGGAGAGTGGCTTACCTCTACAGCCAACACCAATAT GTTCACCTATGAGATCGCCCCCGTCTTTGTGCTCATGGAGCAGCTGACGCTGaagaagatgagagagatgatCGGCTGGCCTGATGGAGAGGGCGATGGGATATTTTCTCCAG GAGGAGCAATCTCTAACATGTACAGTGTGATGATTGCCAGATACAAGTTCTTCCCTGAAGTTAAAACCAAAGGCATGGCAGCTGCACCCAGACTGGTCCTCTTCACCTCAGAGCAT AGTCACTATTCCATTAAGAAAGCCAGTGCAGCTCTGGGCTTTGGGACTGAGAACCTGATCCTTTTGAACACAGATAAGAG aGGGAGAGTCATTCCTGCTGATTTGGAAGCCAAAGTAATAGAGGCCAAGCAAAAG GGGTACGTTCCGATGTTTGTGAATGCCACCGCTGGTACCACCGTCTATGGAGCCTTTGATCCCATCAATGAAATTGCAGACATCTGTGAAAAGTACAacatgtggcttcatgtggaC GGCGCATGGGGAGGAGGCTTGCTGATGTCCAGGAAGCACAGACACAAGCTGAATGGAGTGGAGAG GGCCAACTCAGTCACCTGGAACCCTCACAAAATGATGGGCGTGCCGCTGCAGTGCTCTGCCGTTCTGGTCAGAGAGTGG GGATTATTACAAGGCTGCAACTCCATGTGTGCTGGCTACCTGTTCCAGACAGATAAACAGTATGACGTCACATACGACACGGGGGACAAGGCCATTCAGTGTGGACGTCATGTCGATATCTTCAAGTTCTGGCTCATGTGGAAGGCAAAG GGAACCGTAGGATTTGAACAGCATATTGACAAGTGCCTGGATCTGTCAGCGCACCTCTACAATATAGTAAAAAACAGAGAAGGCTTCGAGTTGGTATTCGACGGGGAG CCGCAGCACACTAATGTGTGTTTCTGGTATATTCCACCGAGTGTGCGCGGCCTGCCTGATGGGGACGAGAGGCGGGAGAGGTTGCACAAG GTGGCTCCAAAGATCAAGGCATTGATGATGGAGTCTGGCACTACGATGGTGGGCTACCAGCCACAAGGAAACAAGGTCAACTTCTTCCGCATGGTCATCTCAAACCCGGCTGCTACGATGTCAGACATCGATTTCCTGATCGAAGAGATTGAGCAGCTGGGGCACGACTTGTAA
- the LOC130203172 gene encoding glutamate decarboxylase 1-like isoform X2, with protein sequence MAASAPSSGGEPDPNSTNLRPPGYDAWCGVAHGCTRTLGMKICGFLQKNNSLEERSRFVSSLKERAARNLLTCDNTGGGDAHYRRTDTDFSNLFARDLLPAKNGEEPTMQFLLEVVEILTNYVRKTFDRSTKVLDFHHPHQLLEGMEGFNLELSDQPESLEQILVDCRDTLKYGVRTGHPRFFNQLSTGLDIVGLAGEWLTSTANTNMFTYEIAPVFVLMEQLTLKKMREMIGWPDGEGDGIFSPGGAISNMYSVMIARYKFFPEVKTKGMAAAPRLVLFTSEHSHYSIKKASAALGFGTENLILLNTDKRGRVIPADLEAKVIEAKQKGYVPMFVNATAGTTVYGAFDPINEIADICEKYNMWLHVDGAWGGGLLMSRKHRHKLNGVERANSVTWNPHKMMGVPLQCSAVLVREWGLLQGCNSMCAGYLFQTDKQYDVTYDTGDKAIQCGRHVDIFKFWLMWKAKGTVGFEQHIDKCLDLSAHLYNIVKNREGFELVFDGEPQHTNVCFWYIPPSVRGLPDGDERRERLHKVAPKIKALMMESGTTMVGYQPQGNKVNFFRMVISNPAATMSDIDFLIEEIEQLGHDL encoded by the exons gCTATGATGCCTGGTGTGGAGTGGCCCATGGATGTACTAGGACATTGGGAATGAAGATATGTG GGTTTTTGCAGAAGAACAACagtctggaggagaggagccgctTCGTGAGCTCCTTGAAGGAGCGCGCAGCCCGGAACCTGCTGACCTGCGATAAcaccggaggaggagacgcgcaCTACAGGCGCACCGACACCGACTTCTCCAACCTGTTCGCCAGAG ATCTGCTGCCCGCCAAAAATGGAGAAGAGCCGACAATGCAGTTCTTACTGGAGGTTGTGGAAATCCTCACCAACTACGTGCGGAAGACCTTTGACCGATCAACCAAGGTCCTGGACTTCCACCACCCCCACCAGTTGCTGGAGGGCATGGAGGGCTTCAACCTGGAGCTCTCCGACCAGCCCGAGTCTCTGGAGCAGATCCTGGTGGACTGCCGGGACACCTTGAAGTATGGAGTGAGAACAG GTCACCCCAGGTTCTTTAACCAGCTGTCCACTGGACTAGACATTGTTGGGTTGGCAGGAGAGTGGCTTACCTCTACAGCCAACACCAATAT GTTCACCTATGAGATCGCCCCCGTCTTTGTGCTCATGGAGCAGCTGACGCTGaagaagatgagagagatgatCGGCTGGCCTGATGGAGAGGGCGATGGGATATTTTCTCCAG GAGGAGCAATCTCTAACATGTACAGTGTGATGATTGCCAGATACAAGTTCTTCCCTGAAGTTAAAACCAAAGGCATGGCAGCTGCACCCAGACTGGTCCTCTTCACCTCAGAGCAT AGTCACTATTCCATTAAGAAAGCCAGTGCAGCTCTGGGCTTTGGGACTGAGAACCTGATCCTTTTGAACACAGATAAGAG aGGGAGAGTCATTCCTGCTGATTTGGAAGCCAAAGTAATAGAGGCCAAGCAAAAG GGGTACGTTCCGATGTTTGTGAATGCCACCGCTGGTACCACCGTCTATGGAGCCTTTGATCCCATCAATGAAATTGCAGACATCTGTGAAAAGTACAacatgtggcttcatgtggaC GGCGCATGGGGAGGAGGCTTGCTGATGTCCAGGAAGCACAGACACAAGCTGAATGGAGTGGAGAG GGCCAACTCAGTCACCTGGAACCCTCACAAAATGATGGGCGTGCCGCTGCAGTGCTCTGCCGTTCTGGTCAGAGAGTGG GGATTATTACAAGGCTGCAACTCCATGTGTGCTGGCTACCTGTTCCAGACAGATAAACAGTATGACGTCACATACGACACGGGGGACAAGGCCATTCAGTGTGGACGTCATGTCGATATCTTCAAGTTCTGGCTCATGTGGAAGGCAAAG GGAACCGTAGGATTTGAACAGCATATTGACAAGTGCCTGGATCTGTCAGCGCACCTCTACAATATAGTAAAAAACAGAGAAGGCTTCGAGTTGGTATTCGACGGGGAG CCGCAGCACACTAATGTGTGTTTCTGGTATATTCCACCGAGTGTGCGCGGCCTGCCTGATGGGGACGAGAGGCGGGAGAGGTTGCACAAG GTGGCTCCAAAGATCAAGGCATTGATGATGGAGTCTGGCACTACGATGGTGGGCTACCAGCCACAAGGAAACAAGGTCAACTTCTTCCGCATGGTCATCTCAAACCCGGCTGCTACGATGTCAGACATCGATTTCCTGATCGAAGAGATTGAGCAGCTGGGGCACGACTTGTAA